The following proteins come from a genomic window of Helicobacter canadensis MIT 98-5491:
- a CDS encoding major outer membrane protein: MKFIKLSLAASVALGALSTASFAQPLEEAIKGIDVSGYLRYRYNDDRYNDSTGNAAHQWRAVADFKTPVVNNVALNFGVWYQNENNVNHGKGTGNETPGTAQAFTGSGLGSGSDGQFGVREFYATITPDSTATTIKIGKQLLDTPVTNAYDGDRGTGILALNSDIPNLTLAAAAFDSWSINEVNAQNQINNAGGVVTNNGGGSLINNGLSNDYSIDKPLYALAGIYGIDTNYGRFGGQLWGFYIDDTVDALVFGELSWQGSLLRAKLQYSFAALNNDSDSIFAGLYGYGTANRNKANISEANDAFVVEVGADFRNDFQLPLNVALGYITNFADGTAVALEDEGSNVSRKGKIWWQNAGTGISTSVLRGYGVQGFGTEQDIDVFYAGVDYSFLDERLNVGLEFAWGENDISYNRVAAANNNIIKKVEFTEITPTITWKHSKQLTLSTYYAFLKNDYTYVTPVAGQDQDRDRFRVEAKYSF, encoded by the coding sequence ATGAAATTTATCAAATTAAGTCTTGCAGCTAGCGTTGCACTAGGTGCATTATCTACAGCAAGTTTCGCTCAACCACTTGAAGAAGCGATCAAAGGAATCGATGTAAGCGGATATTTAAGATACCGATACAATGATGATAGATATAACGATTCAACAGGAAATGCTGCACATCAATGGAGAGCAGTAGCAGACTTCAAAACTCCTGTTGTTAATAATGTTGCTTTGAATTTTGGTGTATGGTATCAAAATGAAAACAATGTAAATCATGGTAAAGGAACAGGAAATGAAACTCCTGGAACAGCTCAGGCATTCACAGGTAGTGGCTTAGGTTCAGGTTCTGATGGTCAATTTGGTGTAAGAGAGTTTTATGCTACTATTACTCCAGATAGCACAGCTACAACAATCAAAATCGGTAAGCAACTTCTTGATACACCTGTAACAAATGCTTATGATGGTGATAGAGGAACAGGTATTTTAGCACTTAATAGCGATATTCCAAACCTTACTTTAGCAGCCGCAGCATTTGATTCTTGGTCTATTAATGAAGTGAATGCACAAAATCAGATTAATAATGCAGGTGGTGTTGTTACTAATAATGGTGGAGGTTCCCTTATTAATAATGGATTATCAAATGATTACTCTATTGATAAACCTCTTTATGCTTTAGCTGGTATTTATGGTATTGATACTAACTATGGTCGATTTGGCGGACAACTTTGGGGATTCTATATCGATGATACGGTAGATGCTTTAGTGTTTGGTGAGCTTTCATGGCAAGGTAGTTTGCTTAGAGCAAAATTACAATACTCTTTTGCAGCATTAAATAATGATTCTGATTCTATATTTGCTGGATTATATGGTTATGGAACAGCAAATAGAAATAAAGCAAATATTTCAGAAGCTAATGATGCTTTTGTAGTTGAAGTAGGTGCAGATTTTAGAAATGATTTCCAACTTCCATTGAATGTAGCTTTAGGATATATTACAAACTTCGCAGATGGAACAGCAGTAGCTCTTGAAGATGAAGGAAGCAATGTATCAAGAAAAGGTAAAATTTGGTGGCAAAATGCTGGAACAGGTATCTCTACTTCAGTGCTTAGAGGTTATGGTGTTCAAGGATTTGGCACTGAGCAAGATATTGATGTATTCTATGCTGGTGTAGATTATAGCTTCCTTGATGAGAGATTAAATGTAGGTTTAGAGTTTGCTTGGGGTGAAAATGATATTTCTTACAATAGAGTAGCAGCAGCAAATAATAATATTATTAAAAAAGTTGAATTTACTGAAATTACTCCAACAATTACTTGGAAACACAGCAAACAACTTACTCTATCAACTTACTATGCATTCTTGAAAAATGATTACACTTATGTAACGCCTGTTGCTGGTCAAGATCAAGATAGAGATAGATTCAGAGTAGAAGCAAAATACAGCTTCTAA
- a CDS encoding UbiX family flavin prenyltransferase, translating into MKRIIIGISGASGAGLGLRFLKALPKELEKYCVISNGAKQVLFSEEGQNEYLEFEAIQAKDNKIFMLEDSDMGACIASGSFVCEAMAVIPCSQNTLAKIACGISDTLITRAASVMIKEQRKLLLSPREMPLSPIVLENMLKLSRLGVIIAPPIMGYYAGDNLKSIEEMLIGKWCDSLGIFYKYNRWGEK; encoded by the coding sequence ATGAAGCGAATTATTATTGGGATAAGTGGAGCAAGTGGAGCAGGGCTTGGATTGCGATTCTTAAAAGCTTTACCTAAGGAGTTAGAAAAATATTGCGTAATTTCAAATGGAGCTAAGCAGGTTTTGTTTTCAGAAGAAGGGCAAAATGAATACTTAGAATTTGAAGCAATACAAGCTAAAGATAATAAGATTTTTATGTTAGAAGATAGCGATATGGGAGCTTGCATTGCTAGTGGTTCTTTTGTTTGTGAGGCGATGGCAGTGATTCCCTGCTCTCAAAATACTTTGGCAAAAATTGCTTGTGGGATTAGTGATACCTTGATTACTCGTGCTGCAAGTGTTATGATAAAAGAACAAAGAAAGCTTTTGCTTTCTCCACGAGAAATGCCCCTAAGTCCGATTGTTTTAGAAAATATGCTAAAACTCTCAAGACTTGGAGTGATTATAGCACCGCCTATAATGGGCTATTATGCTGGAGATAATCTTAAAAGTATTGAAGAGATGTTGATAGGTAAATGGTGTGATAGTCTAGGAATTTTCTATAAATATAATCGCTGGGGAGAAAAATAA
- the flgA gene encoding flagellar basal body P-ring formation chaperone FlgA: MLQRILGIFLFFGITLYGLEYFVLEEEYSFSENKIYAKTLFPQLDHNFLLLEIPTNSSNFQIKSSQLIALFEKEGIQMGAKSSVVTFKKGIKGDIEGIKNYIAGLFLQEYKKNNIKIRSIELEQITPTDFNSNAIREIDFHSKLLKRKEGTFDVVIEENGRNKKVFFKYNLDATLEGMVTIDEISGGQTITYQNIRVVEIPFDKIGSELMRSDEIGKVAVRSYTPKEVLVTHDRLVAKRVVKKGDKIVVSVQEEGVVLEFVLEALKNGAIGDVIRAKALEGKKTYQVKVIDEGRGILQ, encoded by the coding sequence ATGCTCCAAAGGATTCTTGGAATTTTTCTCTTTTTTGGAATTACTTTGTATGGATTAGAATATTTTGTATTAGAAGAAGAATATTCTTTTAGTGAGAATAAAATCTATGCTAAAACATTATTTCCGCAATTAGATCACAATTTTTTGCTTTTAGAGATTCCTACAAATTCTAGTAATTTTCAAATCAAAAGCTCACAACTTATTGCTTTATTTGAAAAAGAAGGCATACAAATGGGTGCAAAATCTTCAGTTGTTACCTTTAAAAAAGGCATTAAAGGTGATATTGAAGGCATTAAGAATTATATTGCAGGTTTATTTTTGCAAGAATACAAAAAAAATAATATTAAGATTCGATCGATTGAATTAGAACAAATTACACCAACAGATTTTAACTCTAATGCAATAAGAGAGATTGATTTTCATTCTAAGCTTTTAAAACGCAAGGAAGGTACTTTTGATGTGGTAATAGAAGAAAATGGGCGTAATAAAAAAGTGTTTTTTAAATACAATCTTGATGCCACTTTAGAGGGAATGGTAACAATAGATGAAATCAGCGGAGGGCAGACAATTACCTATCAAAATATTCGTGTAGTTGAGATTCCTTTTGATAAAATTGGTAGTGAATTAATGAGAAGTGATGAGATTGGCAAAGTAGCAGTGCGTTCTTATACCCCAAAAGAAGTCTTGGTAACACACGATCGATTAGTAGCTAAACGAGTTGTCAAAAAGGGTGATAAAATTGTGGTGAGTGTGCAAGAAGAAGGAGTGGTGCTAGAGTTTGTGCTAGAAGCACTTAAAAATGGAGCCATTGGCGATGTGATAAGAGCTAAAGCACTTGAGGGTAAAAAGACTTATCAAGTTAAAGTCATTGATGAAGGAAGAGGAATTTTGCAATGA
- a CDS encoding heavy metal translocating P-type ATPase, whose protein sequence is MTEVVKLNISGMHCSACSATIENNLKKVSGITNIKINAISGRAKIAFDSTKVSEQEIVELITSYGFPASKDNAKELEILYIHSLKKRLWIGIPLFLLIFILHMSGFHNAWNSTIQLILATIVQVYCGYPFYVGAKSFFKTKSADMNVLIALGTSVAYLYSLYLFVIGESNGYYFEGSSAVICFVLLGEFLKSKAKKKAGDELESLVKILPSQARILKNGKAEWIAINQIKKGDECLVVSGEKIPLDGIVIKGNAEVSSAHINGEEMPRVLEVGSEVIGGSLVLNGEITIQSSKDSNEFFVYEMLDLLELSQTQKPPIGKMADKIASIFVPSIVILSLVAFVFWWMMGMGFAFSLSIAAAILVVSCPCALGLAVPLAIVCASMRAKKSEILIKSPEIYERARQIKTIVFDKTGTLTKGEITLKNVELVEKNAEFNLNFLASLVYAMQENNPHPIAKAFLEYFKADKQAIKLQEKEYLIAKGVRAKYQKKEYFLGSLGWIEEILGRIEKIKSRENVIALCDNEKLLALFYLQDSIKNGAKEVVESLKIKGIQSVILSGDNIESVERVAKSVGISRFYAGVNPTQKAEVVAKLAQEGGVCFVGDGINDALALKQANFGISFVNATELAQEIGDVLLLKDDLKGIIKVFEISFATLSNIKQNLFFAYIYNIVLIPIAAGVLYPAFGIILQPAFAGMAMALSSVSVVSNALRITKLKLKGE, encoded by the coding sequence ATGACAGAAGTTGTGAAATTAAATATTAGCGGAATGCATTGTAGTGCTTGTTCTGCAACGATTGAAAATAACTTAAAAAAAGTATCAGGCATTACAAATATTAAGATTAATGCAATTAGCGGTAGGGCAAAAATCGCTTTTGATTCCACAAAAGTGAGTGAGCAAGAAATTGTTGAATTAATTACTTCTTATGGATTTCCTGCTTCAAAGGATAATGCTAAGGAATTAGAAATTTTATATATTCATAGTCTAAAAAAGCGTTTGTGGATTGGAATCCCTTTGTTTTTATTGATTTTTATATTACATATGAGTGGATTTCATAACGCTTGGAATTCCACTATTCAGCTCATTTTGGCAACGATAGTGCAGGTGTATTGTGGTTATCCTTTCTATGTAGGTGCTAAAAGTTTTTTTAAGACTAAAAGTGCAGATATGAATGTGTTGATTGCACTTGGAACGAGTGTGGCGTATTTGTATTCATTATATTTATTTGTTATTGGTGAGAGTAATGGGTATTATTTTGAAGGTTCTAGTGCGGTGATTTGCTTTGTTTTACTGGGGGAATTTTTGAAAAGTAAAGCCAAAAAAAAGGCAGGTGATGAGCTTGAATCTTTGGTTAAGATTCTGCCAAGTCAAGCTAGAATCTTAAAAAATGGAAAAGCAGAGTGGATTGCTATTAATCAAATTAAAAAAGGTGATGAATGTCTTGTGGTAAGTGGAGAGAAGATTCCGCTAGATGGAATTGTAATAAAGGGGAACGCAGAAGTTAGTAGCGCGCATATCAATGGCGAAGAAATGCCTAGAGTGCTAGAAGTAGGCAGTGAAGTTATTGGAGGAAGTTTGGTATTAAATGGCGAAATCACCATTCAATCTAGTAAAGATTCTAATGAGTTTTTTGTCTATGAAATGCTAGATCTTTTGGAGCTTTCACAAACTCAAAAACCGCCTATTGGCAAAATGGCAGATAAGATTGCTTCTATTTTTGTGCCAAGTATTGTGATTTTAAGTCTTGTAGCCTTTGTGTTTTGGTGGATGATGGGTATGGGATTTGCCTTTAGTTTATCCATTGCAGCAGCTATTTTGGTAGTCTCTTGTCCTTGTGCTTTGGGGCTTGCTGTGCCATTAGCGATTGTGTGTGCGAGTATGCGTGCAAAAAAAAGTGAGATTTTAATTAAGTCTCCAGAGATTTATGAGAGAGCAAGGCAGATTAAAACGATTGTATTTGATAAAACAGGAACGCTTACAAAGGGTGAAATTACGCTAAAGAATGTTGAGCTAGTTGAAAAAAATGCGGAGTTTAATTTAAACTTTCTTGCGAGTTTGGTTTATGCGATGCAAGAGAACAATCCTCATCCTATTGCAAAGGCATTTTTGGAGTATTTTAAAGCAGATAAACAGGCAATTAAATTGCAAGAAAAAGAATATCTTATTGCTAAGGGAGTGAGGGCAAAATATCAGAAAAAAGAATATTTTTTGGGATCATTAGGGTGGATTGAAGAGATTTTAGGTAGGATAGAAAAGATAAAAAGCAGGGAAAATGTGATTGCCCTATGTGATAATGAAAAGCTTTTGGCTTTGTTTTATTTGCAAGATTCAATTAAAAATGGCGCAAAAGAAGTGGTAGAATCTCTTAAGATTAAAGGAATACAATCTGTTATTTTAAGTGGAGATAATATAGAGAGCGTGGAGAGAGTGGCTAAGAGCGTGGGGATTTCAAGATTTTATGCAGGGGTAAATCCCACACAAAAAGCCGAAGTGGTGGCAAAACTTGCACAAGAGGGTGGAGTGTGCTTTGTGGGAGATGGAATTAATGATGCTTTAGCGCTTAAACAAGCTAATTTTGGTATTTCTTTTGTTAATGCTACAGAGTTAGCTCAAGAAATAGGAGATGTCTTGCTTTTAAAGGATGATTTAAAGGGGATTATTAAGGTGTTTGAAATTTCCTTTGCAACTTTAAGCAACATCAAGCAGAATCTATTTTTTGCATACATATATAATATAGTTTTGATTCCTATTGCTGCTGGAGTCTTGTATCCTGCATTTGGAATTATTTTGCAACCAGCATTTGCAGGAATGGCAATGGCGCTTAGTTCAGTGAGTGTAGTGAGCAATGCGTTGCGTATCACAAAGCTAAAGTTAAAGGGAGAATAA
- a CDS encoding ribonucleotide-diphosphate reductase subunit beta, giving the protein MLHRKKIYNPSSNESVNERRIFGGNPTSIFELNKIKYQWAYNLWKVMLANSWFPEEVNMTQDKRDYADGLTPEEKIGYDRALAQLIFMDSLQTNNLIDNVNPYITSPEINLILVRQAFEEALHSQSYAVMVESISANTDEIYDMWRSDMQLKAKNDYIAEVYEQLATNPIERNIIKAMFANQILEGIYFYSGFAFFYTLARSGKMLGSAQMIRFIQRDEVTHLILFQNMINSVKKESPELFTKDLEEEVIEMFREAVKVETAWGEYITQGQILGLTSEIIQEYIKYLADERLRRIGLPTLYNAKHPIKWVDSFSSFNEQKTNFFEGNVTNYAKGSINFDDF; this is encoded by the coding sequence ATGTTGCATCGCAAAAAAATTTACAATCCTAGTTCTAACGAAAGCGTTAATGAGCGGAGAATTTTTGGCGGCAACCCAACAAGCATCTTTGAACTTAATAAAATCAAATACCAATGGGCTTATAACCTTTGGAAAGTAATGCTTGCGAACTCTTGGTTTCCAGAAGAAGTAAATATGACACAAGATAAACGCGATTACGCAGATGGGCTTACTCCTGAAGAAAAAATTGGCTATGATAGAGCTTTAGCGCAACTTATTTTTATGGATTCTTTACAAACCAATAATCTAATTGATAATGTCAATCCCTATATCACAAGCCCAGAAATTAATCTTATCTTGGTGCGTCAAGCCTTTGAAGAAGCACTTCATTCACAAAGCTATGCAGTAATGGTAGAATCAATCTCGGCTAATACCGATGAAATTTATGATATGTGGCGGAGTGATATGCAGCTAAAGGCTAAGAATGATTATATTGCAGAAGTTTATGAGCAGCTTGCAACAAATCCAATAGAACGCAATATCATCAAAGCAATGTTTGCCAATCAAATTTTAGAAGGGATCTACTTTTATAGCGGTTTTGCCTTTTTTTACACTTTAGCAAGAAGTGGAAAAATGCTCGGAAGCGCTCAAATGATTCGCTTTATCCAACGCGATGAAGTAACTCATTTGATTTTATTTCAAAATATGATTAACTCTGTTAAAAAAGAATCTCCAGAACTTTTTACTAAAGATTTAGAAGAAGAAGTTATTGAAATGTTTAGAGAAGCTGTTAAGGTAGAAACTGCGTGGGGAGAATATATCACACAAGGACAGATTCTTGGATTAACTAGTGAAATTATTCAAGAATACATTAAATATCTAGCCGATGAGCGATTAAGACGCATTGGGCTACCTACACTTTATAATGCCAAACACCCTATCAAATGGGTTGATTCTTTTAGCTCTTTTAATGAGCAAAAAACCAATTTCTTTGAGGGAAATGTAACAAATTACGCAAAAGGGAGTATTAACTTTGATGATTTCTAA
- a CDS encoding nitrilase-related carbon-nitrogen hydrolase, producing the protein MISKQLYTLQFKTKQNFEENLAHFKNLILECESDSVILAPEVALTNFCYQRMEEASEFAKEATETLLKLSSEKTIITTMIEKYKNGFYNNLKVFHKGELLHKQSKHKLFPLGNEHLHFQAGNIEEISPFMIDGIKCGAINCFELRFIELWQKLKGCDLIFVPAQWAKERKDHFQTLTKALAITTQSFVMASNSANDSMGGGSAIITPFGYATQDDSQEIINLKANFNDVAKVRKFIDIGL; encoded by the coding sequence ATGATTTCTAAACAACTCTATACTTTACAATTTAAAACCAAACAAAATTTTGAAGAAAATCTTGCACACTTTAAAAATCTTATTTTAGAATGTGAGAGCGATTCTGTTATTCTTGCTCCTGAAGTTGCTTTAACCAATTTTTGCTACCAAAGAATGGAAGAAGCGAGTGAATTTGCCAAAGAAGCAACCGAAACTCTACTCAAGCTTTCAAGCGAAAAAACAATTATAACCACAATGATAGAAAAATATAAAAATGGTTTTTATAATAATCTTAAAGTTTTTCATAAGGGCGAACTTCTACACAAGCAAAGCAAACATAAACTTTTTCCATTAGGCAATGAACATTTGCATTTTCAAGCAGGAAACATTGAAGAGATTTCTCCTTTTATGATTGATGGAATCAAATGCGGTGCTATTAATTGCTTTGAATTAAGATTCATTGAGCTTTGGCAAAAACTCAAAGGCTGTGATCTTATTTTTGTCCCAGCACAATGGGCAAAAGAGCGAAAAGATCACTTCCAAACTCTGACCAAAGCCCTTGCAATCACTACTCAAAGTTTTGTTATGGCAAGTAATAGTGCCAATGATTCTATGGGGGGAGGCAGTGCAATCATTACTCCTTTTGGCTATGCAACCCAAGATGATTCACAAGAGATTATAAACCTAAAAGCAAATTTCAATGATGTTGCAAAAGTGCGAAAATTTATTGACATAGGACTTTGA
- a CDS encoding protein-L-isoaspartate(D-aspartate) O-methyltransferase, protein MQSIKTAQMVREITRQFPLSQNVQNALLKINREIFVPEGFRHLAYSLDALPMGASQWISSPLTVAKMTEYLQCEGADNVLEIGCGSGYQAAILSCLVRRVFSIERIEKLLNEARLRIKTCNLSNINTKLDDGQKGWSAYAPYDRILFSAVATTIPQEIFEQLQIGGILVAPIQKGNLQIITRFYKHNHSITSEELDSCIFVPIQNGIE, encoded by the coding sequence ATGCAATCTATCAAAACTGCACAAATGGTTCGTGAAATTACACGACAATTTCCTTTAAGCCAAAATGTCCAAAATGCCCTTTTAAAAATCAACCGAGAAATTTTTGTGCCTGAGGGCTTTAGGCATTTAGCCTATTCCCTTGATGCACTTCCTATGGGCGCTAGTCAATGGATTAGTTCTCCACTTACTGTGGCAAAAATGACAGAATATCTTCAATGTGAGGGTGCAGATAATGTCTTAGAAATAGGCTGCGGAAGCGGTTATCAAGCAGCTATTCTTAGCTGTCTTGTGCGTAGAGTTTTTAGTATTGAAAGAATTGAAAAGCTTCTCAATGAAGCACGCTTAAGAATCAAAACTTGCAATCTTAGCAATATTAACACAAAGCTTGATGATGGGCAAAAAGGTTGGAGTGCGTATGCGCCCTATGATAGAATACTCTTTTCAGCAGTAGCCACAACAATCCCTCAAGAAATTTTTGAACAACTCCAAATAGGTGGGATTCTTGTAGCACCCATCCAAAAAGGTAATCTCCAAATTATCACACGCTTTTATAAACATAATCATTCTATCACTTCAGAAGAACTTGATTCTTGCATTTTTGTGCCTATTCAAAATGGCATTGAATAG
- the dapF gene encoding diaminopimelate epimerase: MFFSKYSASGNDFILMHTFRYKENSYSELAKKICHRQEGIGADGLIILKPHLEYDFEWEFYNADGSVAEMCGNGSRAAAMYARDLGLAGERQKFLSKAGVIGVSIEGNWAESALSKADILQKEISEFGVKWWLLNTGVPHLVCENANLAFLNKEDLRFLRHKYNANINIASLQDNRVLARTFERGVEDETLACGTGMAAMFYYLFLLGKVSNPCLFNPASGEDLYLREDKGTLYLKGEVRKICDFVKD, from the coding sequence ATGTTTTTTAGTAAATATTCTGCAAGTGGAAATGATTTTATATTAATGCATACTTTTAGATATAAAGAGAATTCTTATAGTGAATTAGCTAAGAAAATCTGTCATCGTCAAGAGGGAATCGGAGCTGATGGATTGATTATTTTAAAGCCGCATTTGGAATATGATTTTGAATGGGAATTTTATAATGCCGATGGTAGTGTGGCTGAAATGTGTGGAAATGGGAGTAGGGCAGCTGCAATGTATGCAAGAGATTTGGGGTTAGCAGGAGAGAGACAAAAATTTTTAAGCAAGGCAGGAGTGATAGGGGTTAGTATAGAGGGAAATTGGGCGGAGAGTGCTTTAAGCAAGGCGGATATTTTACAAAAAGAGATTAGTGAATTTGGTGTAAAATGGTGGTTGCTTAATACAGGAGTGCCGCATTTAGTGTGTGAAAATGCAAATCTTGCATTTTTAAATAAAGAGGATTTAAGATTTTTGCGACATAAATATAATGCCAATATCAATATTGCTTCATTGCAAGACAATAGAGTTTTGGCAAGAACTTTTGAGCGTGGGGTAGAAGATGAAACTCTTGCTTGTGGGACAGGAATGGCAGCAATGTTTTATTATTTGTTCTTATTGGGTAAAGTTTCTAATCCTTGCCTTTTTAATCCAGCAAGTGGAGAAGATTTATATTTAAGAGAAGACAAAGGGACATTGTATTTAAAAGGAGAGGTAAGAAAGATTTGCGATTTTGTAAAAGATTAA
- the gltX gene encoding glutamate--tRNA ligase, whose translation MLRFAPSPTGDMHIGNLRAAIFNYILCMQRNEKFLLRIEDTDTARNIEGKDKDIMFLLTLFGIKWDMLIYQSDNFPRHRQLADYLISQDKAFYCYCTKEFLDQKREESKAKHEAFRYDDSWATLQKDSNPHPVIRLRGSKVAMEFTDKIKGKIEFSPNELDSFVILKENGIPTYNFACAVDDMLYDIDFIVRGEDHVSNTPKQMLIHQALNYQKNIEFAHLPILLNEEGKKMSKRDNASSVQWLLNEGYLPQAIANYLILIGNKTPCEIFTLKDSIKWFDIQNIAKAPAKFDINKLRFLNREHFKLLSEQDLAVLLGYKDSSIGALAKLYLQESSTLNELREKVDRIFMKKSLLLESTMEFQEEIKTLQNTLQTMLKTQDFTKEDYENFKSQAMNHSNLKGKKFFKPLRFLLTGYEHGPELSDLFPILRLYLQDIIRS comes from the coding sequence ATGCTTAGATTTGCACCAAGCCCAACAGGTGATATGCACATAGGAAATCTGCGTGCTGCTATTTTTAATTATATTCTTTGTATGCAACGCAATGAAAAATTTCTTTTACGGATTGAAGATACCGACACTGCAAGAAATATTGAAGGAAAAGACAAAGACATTATGTTTTTGCTCACCCTTTTTGGAATTAAATGGGATATGCTTATTTATCAAAGTGATAATTTCCCACGCCATCGCCAACTTGCAGATTATCTCATCTCACAAGATAAGGCATTTTACTGCTATTGCACTAAAGAATTTTTAGATCAAAAACGAGAAGAATCAAAAGCAAAACACGAAGCTTTTCGATATGATGATTCTTGGGCAACACTTCAAAAAGATTCTAATCCGCACCCAGTTATTCGCTTAAGAGGCTCCAAAGTAGCAATGGAATTTACTGATAAAATCAAAGGAAAAATAGAATTTTCACCCAATGAATTAGACAGCTTTGTCATTCTTAAAGAGAATGGGATTCCAACTTATAATTTCGCCTGTGCAGTAGATGATATGCTTTATGATATTGACTTTATCGTGCGTGGAGAAGATCATGTAAGCAACACTCCTAAACAAATGCTCATTCACCAAGCATTAAATTATCAAAAAAATATCGAGTTTGCGCATTTGCCTATTTTACTCAATGAAGAAGGCAAGAAAATGAGCAAACGCGATAATGCTTCAAGTGTGCAATGGCTACTTAATGAGGGCTATTTACCCCAAGCTATTGCTAATTATTTAATTTTAATTGGTAATAAAACGCCTTGCGAAATTTTCACCCTTAAAGATTCGATAAAATGGTTTGATATTCAAAATATCGCCAAAGCTCCTGCAAAATTTGATATTAATAAACTTCGCTTTTTAAATCGCGAACACTTTAAGCTCCTTAGTGAGCAAGATTTAGCAGTGCTTTTGGGCTATAAAGATTCTAGTATTGGTGCTTTAGCAAAGCTTTATTTACAAGAATCAAGCACCCTTAATGAGTTGCGTGAGAAAGTTGATAGAATCTTTATGAAAAAATCTTTGCTTTTAGAATCAACGATGGAATTTCAAGAAGAGATTAAAACTTTGCAAAATACTCTACAAACAATGCTAAAAACACAAGATTTTACCAAAGAAGATTATGAAAATTTCAAAAGTCAAGCTATGAATCATTCTAATCTCAAGGGCAAAAAATTCTTTAAGCCTTTAAGATTCTTACTTACAGGCTATGAACACGGACCAGAACTTAGCGATTTATTCCCTATTTTAAGACTTTATTTGCAAGATATCATTAGGAGTTAA
- a CDS encoding YggT family protein produces MVLSTFIQAVAQILSMAINIYIWIVIIAALISWVRPDPYNPIVQILYKLTEPVYAKIRRFIPTIIGGIDITPIIVILALQFINLFFVKLLYSFANTL; encoded by the coding sequence ATGGTTTTAAGCACTTTTATTCAAGCGGTTGCACAAATTCTAAGTATGGCAATTAATATTTATATTTGGATTGTAATTATCGCTGCGCTTATCTCTTGGGTGCGTCCAGATCCTTACAATCCTATTGTGCAAATTCTCTACAAACTCACAGAACCAGTGTATGCAAAAATTCGTCGCTTTATCCCAACTATCATTGGCGGAATCGATATTACTCCCATTATTGTAATTCTTGCTTTGCAATTTATTAATCTCTTTTTTGTAAAGTTACTCTATAGCTTTGCAAACACTCTCTAA